The following proteins are encoded in a genomic region of Pelodictyon phaeoclathratiforme BU-1:
- the trpA gene encoding tryptophan synthase subunit alpha, translating to MSENRITQLVKQDKKFLIAYYMPEFPVTGSTLPVLEALEESGVDIIELGMPYSDPIGDGPVIQDAAHTAIRNGVTIKYLLELVRRARQGEGCKKITAPILLMGYCNPLIAYGGDCFLHDALEAGVDGLLIPDLPPEEAADFLEKAKGFGLTVVFLVSPVTPPERIELIDSLSTDFSYCLAVNGTTGTAKLSDTATESAVDDYLKRVRQHARKKFVVGFGIKDKAQVEHMWNFADGAVVGSALLQYIAASATPEETARLAAEFWKTLR from the coding sequence ATGTCTGAGAATCGAATTACCCAGTTGGTGAAGCAGGATAAAAAATTCCTGATTGCCTATTATATGCCGGAATTTCCGGTAACTGGCTCGACGCTCCCCGTGCTTGAGGCGCTTGAGGAGAGCGGGGTTGATATCATTGAGCTTGGTATGCCCTATTCTGACCCGATAGGCGATGGGCCAGTGATTCAGGATGCAGCCCATACCGCTATCCGTAACGGTGTGACCATCAAATATCTTCTTGAACTGGTACGCAGAGCCCGGCAGGGCGAAGGGTGCAAAAAAATTACAGCCCCCATCCTTCTGATGGGCTACTGCAACCCCCTGATTGCTTACGGTGGTGATTGTTTTCTGCATGATGCCCTTGAGGCGGGAGTTGACGGATTGCTTATTCCCGATCTTCCTCCCGAGGAGGCGGCAGATTTTCTCGAAAAAGCAAAGGGGTTTGGCCTTACCGTTGTCTTTCTTGTTTCACCGGTTACTCCACCCGAAAGGATAGAGCTGATCGACAGCCTCTCGACCGATTTTTCCTACTGTCTTGCGGTCAATGGTACAACAGGGACAGCGAAGCTTTCCGATACGGCGACAGAGTCAGCGGTTGATGACTATCTGAAAAGGGTACGCCAACATGCCCGGAAAAAATTTGTTGTCGGTTTTGGCATCAAGGATAAGGCGCAGGTAGAGCATATGTGGAACTTTGCAGACGGAGCCGTCGTGGGAAGTGCCCTTTTGCAGTACATCGCAGCTTCTGCAACTCCTGAAGAGACAGCCCGCCTGGCCGCGGAGTTCTGGAAAACGTTGCGCTGA
- a CDS encoding glycosyltransferase family 2 protein: MALSPSVDIIIPHYRRRDMLERCLDSLEQSSYPSMGIIVVDNGGSEAGLVFLVKRYRNARLLRLPENRGYAGGCNAGLKSSSADYVVFMNDDTEHDPMWLEQLVTAALADSHMGALQPKILSLKPYRKGKKIFDYAGAAGGMMDQLGYPWCLGRTFSGVESDRGQYDCGKEIFWASGVAMFVKRAVAEELGGFDEDFFMQMEEIDLSWRMKLAGYRIASVPSSLVLHEGGASLQGGSAEKIYLNHRNNVTMLLKNRGMAGLLWVLPLRLLLDLAVALFYLTQFPGSLKKSGAVFRAWSFNLRALAATMKKRRTIQTSRVVDDRTIFRDAPPSLLFRR; the protein is encoded by the coding sequence ATGGCACTCTCTCCCTCGGTTGATATCATTATTCCCCATTACAGGAGGCGCGACATGCTTGAGCGCTGCCTTGATTCGCTCGAACAGAGCAGCTATCCCTCCATGGGCATCATCGTGGTCGATAACGGTGGCAGCGAGGCGGGCCTTGTTTTTCTTGTCAAGCGTTACCGCAATGCACGTCTGTTACGACTTCCGGAAAACAGGGGGTATGCCGGAGGTTGCAACGCGGGGCTGAAAAGCTCTTCGGCTGACTATGTGGTTTTCATGAATGACGATACGGAGCACGATCCGATGTGGCTTGAACAGCTTGTTACGGCTGCTCTTGCCGATAGCCATATGGGAGCCTTGCAGCCTAAAATCCTTTCGCTTAAGCCTTATCGCAAGGGCAAAAAGATCTTTGATTATGCCGGTGCTGCGGGCGGTATGATGGATCAGCTTGGTTATCCCTGGTGCCTTGGTCGGACATTTTCCGGTGTTGAGAGCGACAGGGGGCAGTACGATTGCGGGAAGGAAATTTTCTGGGCATCGGGTGTTGCCATGTTTGTAAAACGAGCGGTGGCCGAAGAGCTTGGAGGGTTTGATGAGGATTTTTTCATGCAGATGGAGGAGATTGACCTCTCCTGGCGGATGAAGCTTGCTGGATACCGCATAGCATCGGTTCCTTCATCACTTGTTCTGCATGAAGGGGGTGCATCGCTGCAGGGCGGATCGGCAGAAAAAATTTATCTCAATCATCGCAATAATGTGACTATGCTTCTGAAGAACCGTGGTATGGCAGGGCTTCTGTGGGTGCTTCCGCTGCGTCTGTTGCTTGACCTTGCGGTTGCACTCTTTTATCTCACACAGTTTCCCGGATCGCTGAAAAAATCAGGAGCAGTGTTCCGCGCATGGTCTTTCAATCTCCGGGCTCTTGCTGCGACCATGAAGAAACGCCGCACGATACAGACGTCAAGGGTGGTTGATGATCGTACCATTTTTCGTGACGCTCCGCCCTCACTCCTTTTCAGACGGTAA
- a CDS encoding SRPBCC family protein produces the protein MAVLFFFHAASLRALPITTTHSDSLTGERARLLTGEVIVALSNLQEGVTGIEGQIYIAAPPKKVWEVITDFKNHKNFVPNIIDSDIISDNGIEIVMFEKGKSRMFIFSKEVYIKMKVWGEGLTRLRFQQITGDFKVYQGEWTLVDYPQGAGTFLTYRAEVKPDFYAPQFAVRNVQNRDCPLMMIAMKKQAELNHAKSLPSEKE, from the coding sequence ATGGCTGTACTGTTTTTTTTTCACGCCGCATCCCTCAGGGCGCTGCCGATAACGACAACTCATTCTGACTCTCTGACGGGAGAAAGGGCAAGACTGTTAACCGGAGAGGTCATTGTAGCGCTCTCAAATCTGCAGGAGGGAGTTACCGGCATAGAGGGACAAATCTATATTGCAGCTCCGCCAAAAAAGGTCTGGGAAGTGATAACTGATTTTAAAAATCATAAAAATTTTGTTCCGAATATTATCGACAGCGACATCATTTCGGACAATGGTATTGAAATCGTGATGTTTGAAAAGGGAAAAAGCAGAATGTTTATCTTCTCGAAAGAGGTCTACATAAAAATGAAAGTATGGGGAGAGGGGCTGACGCGGCTTCGTTTTCAGCAAATAACCGGTGATTTCAAGGTCTATCAGGGAGAGTGGACTTTGGTCGATTACCCGCAGGGAGCAGGAACATTTCTTACCTACAGGGCAGAAGTGAAGCCGGATTTTTATGCCCCCCAGTTTGCTGTCAGAAATGTGCAGAATCGGGATTGTCCTCTGATGATGATCGCAATGAAAAAACAGGCTGAATTAAACCATGCGAAATCGTTACCGTCTGAAAAGGAGTGA